In a single window of the Acidobacteriota bacterium genome:
- a CDS encoding ABC transporter permease, protein MADILSEVRTSLRALRRAPGFTATVIATLGIGMALCALTLALLDAYLWRGFPYAGADRLYSVQYGQPGQSPPRGMEGRDWTSLDDLVEHPVAWDLDMFYLLGREHTEQVSGAWVTPGFMEAFGIRPVLGRGFDAEAFTSGGPNVAIISHALWTTQFGGDADAIGRTFTAYVSDRPDEAETFTIVGVLPAGFWHFNPFTSVLVPLRAPTYPYFVRLRPHASPQDVAARISGLVSDAGAAPVPVRLEPAHGRYTATVRPMLRAAMTAAALVLLVACANVAGLLLVRAAARERDLAVRVALGAGRLALIRSSVAEAALLVTSASVLAIVVAAMAISWLGPTMQEHRGRSAPGGLLAISGRTAAIIGIVGLATTLICALVPVMGMRLLKPSVVLAQAGRTSTAGGASQRTRTALIVAQVAISLSLLTGATLMLRTVSVLTAMDWGIASGGVTTTGLALRQSRYPNPSDRAHVFDRLLTSLRAMPGVASVGLTSASLTQQPRLIDVGTDTTDVGVARTSVHVVSDGYFSTLGIPIVTGRPIERDDVEGREAVVVVSATLARRLWRDDVAIGKRVVTLEEDDEDEPRRVVRTTIGVAADVRQGGTDEEQADVYVPLMQQPGRFASAIVRMAVTPGGASVDPDESLRRAVRDVDPEIAIDRIRPLQDLMAADMARPRFMSALLSTLALAASVLALVGLYGLVAYAVRQREREIAIRVAIGAGPGRITRLFLGPASVVLVVGLTLGIGGALMTGRLLATQLVGVTSADPLALAGSCVAFALVALVATWWPSRHAASTDPAQALRSA, encoded by the coding sequence ATGGCAGACATCCTGAGCGAGGTTCGGACATCACTCCGCGCGCTGCGGCGTGCGCCGGGGTTCACCGCGACGGTCATCGCCACGTTGGGGATCGGCATGGCGCTGTGCGCCCTCACCCTGGCGCTGCTCGACGCATACCTGTGGCGTGGATTCCCCTATGCCGGGGCAGACAGGCTGTATTCGGTGCAGTATGGCCAGCCGGGGCAGTCCCCGCCGCGCGGGATGGAGGGGCGCGACTGGACGTCGCTCGACGATCTCGTCGAGCACCCGGTTGCGTGGGATCTCGACATGTTCTACCTGCTCGGGCGCGAACACACCGAGCAGGTGTCCGGCGCGTGGGTCACGCCGGGATTCATGGAGGCATTCGGTATCCGTCCTGTGCTCGGACGTGGATTCGACGCCGAGGCGTTCACATCAGGTGGTCCGAACGTCGCGATCATCAGCCATGCGCTGTGGACGACGCAGTTTGGTGGCGACGCTGATGCGATCGGCAGGACGTTCACGGCCTATGTGAGCGACAGGCCGGACGAGGCCGAGACCTTCACCATCGTGGGCGTCCTGCCCGCCGGATTCTGGCACTTCAACCCGTTCACCAGCGTGCTCGTTCCACTGCGCGCACCCACGTATCCCTATTTCGTACGCCTGCGGCCGCACGCGTCGCCACAGGATGTTGCCGCGCGCATCTCGGGGCTCGTGAGCGATGCGGGCGCGGCGCCGGTGCCGGTGCGATTGGAGCCGGCGCACGGCCGCTATACGGCGACCGTACGACCCATGCTTCGAGCCGCGATGACGGCCGCGGCGCTCGTGCTGCTGGTGGCGTGCGCGAACGTCGCGGGCCTGCTCCTCGTGCGTGCGGCGGCGCGCGAACGCGACCTCGCCGTACGCGTGGCACTCGGAGCAGGTCGGCTGGCGCTCATCAGGTCGTCGGTTGCCGAGGCCGCGCTGCTCGTGACGAGCGCCAGCGTGCTCGCCATCGTCGTGGCGGCGATGGCGATCTCGTGGCTGGGACCGACGATGCAGGAACACCGCGGGCGGTCGGCGCCTGGTGGACTCCTGGCCATCTCGGGCAGGACAGCCGCGATCATCGGCATCGTCGGCCTGGCGACGACACTGATCTGTGCGTTGGTGCCCGTGATGGGCATGCGTCTGCTGAAGCCCTCGGTCGTGCTCGCGCAGGCCGGTCGGACGTCGACAGCAGGCGGGGCGAGTCAGCGCACGCGTACGGCGCTCATCGTCGCGCAGGTGGCGATCTCGCTGTCGCTCCTGACGGGCGCGACGCTGATGCTCAGGACCGTCTCCGTGCTCACCGCCATGGACTGGGGCATTGCCAGTGGCGGCGTCACGACCACTGGTCTCGCGCTGCGGCAGTCGCGTTATCCGAACCCCTCGGATCGCGCGCACGTGTTCGACAGGCTCCTGACGTCGCTGCGTGCGATGCCAGGCGTCGCGTCGGTGGGGCTGACGTCGGCGTCCCTCACGCAACAGCCGCGCCTCATCGACGTGGGCACGGACACCACGGATGTCGGTGTCGCACGCACGTCGGTTCACGTCGTGTCGGACGGCTACTTCTCGACGCTGGGAATTCCGATCGTGACCGGCCGGCCCATCGAGCGAGACGATGTCGAGGGGCGAGAGGCGGTGGTCGTGGTCAGTGCGACGCTCGCGCGACGGCTGTGGCGAGACGATGTGGCAATAGGTAAGCGTGTCGTGACTCTTGAAGAGGATGACGAGGATGAACCGCGGCGGGTGGTGCGCACCACGATTGGTGTGGCGGCCGACGTGAGGCAGGGCGGCACCGACGAGGAGCAGGCCGACGTCTACGTGCCGCTGATGCAGCAGCCCGGCCGCTTCGCGTCTGCCATCGTGCGCATGGCTGTCACGCCGGGCGGCGCGTCGGTGGATCCCGACGAGTCACTTCGGCGTGCGGTTCGCGACGTCGATCCGGAGATCGCCATCGACAGGATCCGGCCGCTTCAGGACCTGATGGCTGCGGACATGGCGCGTCCGCGGTTCATGAGTGCGCTGCTCTCGACGCTGGCGCTCGCCGCCTCTGTACTGGCCCTCGTGGGGTTGTATGGCCTCGTGGCATACGCGGTGCGTCAGCGCGAGCGGGAGATCGCCATCCGCGTGGCGATCGGCGCTGGACCGGGACGCATCACGCGTCTGTTCCTGGGGCCAGCCAGCGTGGTGCTCGTGGTCGGACTGACGCTCGGCATCGGAGGCGCGCTCATGACGGGTCGGCTGCTCGCGACACAACTCGTCGGCGTGACGAGCGCCGATCCCCTGGCGCTCGCCGGAAGTTGCGTCGCGTTCGCGCTCGTTGCGCTCGTCGCCACGTGGTGGCCATCACGCCACGCCGCCAGCACCGATCCCGCGCAGGCGCTGAGATCGGCATAG
- a CDS encoding DUF1080 domain-containing protein — protein MSLFDGASLGAWKSVVFGGEGAVSVVDGAIRLERGNDLTGIVWTGALPGPSFRIEMDAMRVDGTDFFCAVTVPVGRNHCTFVVGGWGGTVVGFSNLDGLDASENDTSRAMHLDDKRWYRIAVDVTPDRLQGSIDDVVVADAKLAGRDVDVRIEMLACRPLGIASWRTTADLRNITMTERQSA, from the coding sequence GTGTCGTTGTTCGACGGTGCGTCTCTCGGTGCCTGGAAGTCCGTGGTCTTCGGCGGCGAGGGCGCGGTGTCGGTCGTGGACGGTGCGATTCGCCTCGAACGTGGCAACGACCTGACGGGCATCGTGTGGACCGGGGCGCTTCCGGGGCCGAGTTTCCGCATCGAGATGGACGCCATGCGCGTGGACGGCACCGATTTCTTCTGCGCCGTCACGGTACCCGTCGGCCGCAACCACTGCACGTTCGTGGTGGGTGGCTGGGGCGGCACCGTGGTGGGCTTCTCGAATCTAGACGGTCTCGATGCCTCGGAGAACGACACCAGTCGTGCCATGCACCTGGACGACAAGCGCTGGTATCGCATCGCCGTGGACGTGACGCCCGATCGTCTGCAGGGGAGCATCGACGATGTGGTCGTTGCCGACGCGAAGCTGGCCGGCCGCGACGTGGACGTGCGAATCGAGATGCTGGCCTGCCGTCCCCTCGGCATCGCGAGCTGGCGCACCACCGCCGACCTCCGGAACATCACGATGACGGAGAGACAGTCGGCTTAG
- the moaA gene encoding GTP 3',8-cyclase MoaA, which translates to MGGVLLDRWRRPLGHLRISVTDRCNLRCAYCMPDADYVWLPKATLLTFEELTRVTRVCLGLGVRRVRLTGGEPLLRAHVSDLVSALATLTPLDDLAMTTNGVLLAPHVEHLRNAGLHRLTVSLDTLRRDRFEALTRRDHLSAVLDGIAAASATFGSIKIDTVLMRGVNDDELEALLAYAASIRAEMRLIEYMDVPGATHWSLAAVISHAEILTRVRDAFGEFETLPPDGPAPASRYRLRSGQTFGIIASTTRPFCDTCDRLRLTADGHLFSCLYATQGLDIRTPLRDGASDAELGALIANAWQQRTDRGAEARLAASSRTAFIRPAGTRLDPHVEMHTKGG; encoded by the coding sequence ATCGGCGGCGTGCTTCTCGATCGGTGGCGGCGTCCGCTGGGCCACCTGCGCATCTCGGTCACTGACCGCTGCAACCTCCGGTGTGCGTACTGCATGCCGGACGCCGACTATGTCTGGCTGCCGAAGGCCACGCTGCTCACGTTCGAGGAACTGACGCGCGTCACGCGGGTGTGTCTCGGGCTCGGCGTACGGCGCGTGCGCCTGACGGGGGGCGAGCCGCTCCTGCGCGCACACGTGAGCGATCTCGTCTCGGCGCTCGCGACGCTGACGCCGCTCGACGACCTCGCGATGACCACCAACGGCGTGCTCCTCGCGCCACACGTCGAACACCTCCGCAACGCCGGACTCCACCGCCTCACCGTCAGTCTCGATACGCTGCGCCGCGACAGGTTCGAAGCGCTCACGCGACGCGACCATCTCTCCGCCGTGCTCGATGGCATCGCAGCCGCGTCCGCGACGTTCGGCTCGATCAAGATCGACACCGTCCTCATGCGCGGCGTGAACGACGACGAATTGGAAGCGCTGCTCGCCTACGCGGCGTCGATCCGTGCCGAGATGCGCCTCATCGAGTACATGGACGTCCCAGGCGCCACGCACTGGTCGCTCGCAGCCGTCATCTCGCACGCCGAGATCCTCACGCGCGTACGCGACGCCTTCGGCGAGTTCGAGACGCTGCCGCCAGACGGTCCGGCTCCCGCGTCACGCTACAGACTGCGATCGGGCCAGACGTTCGGCATCATCGCATCGACGACGCGGCCGTTCTGTGACACCTGCGACCGCCTGCGCCTGACGGCCGACGGCCACCTCTTCTCCTGCCTCTATGCGACGCAGGGACTCGACATCAGAACGCCGTTGCGCGACGGTGCCTCGGACGCTGAACTCGGCGCGCTCATCGCCAACGCCTGGCAGCAACGCACCGACCGCGGGGCCGAAGCCCGCCTGGCCGCCTCCTCGCGCACGGCGTTCATCCGTCCCGCCGGCACCCGCCTCGACCCACACGTCGAGATGCATACCAAAGGGGGATAG
- a CDS encoding ammonium transporter: MLTATGLVLLMTPGLSFFYGGMVRFKNVVSTMLQSFVALGVISLLWVVVGFSLAFGDSIGGVIGNPLTFFMFDGVGSATHPDLAPTIPLLLFALFQLKFAIITPALITGAFAERVRFSSYLLFMVLFSIFIYSPLAHMTWHPQGWLRQMGVLDFAGGTVVHMSAGLAAIAGALVLGRRQSHMASETHEPANIPYVLLGTGMLWFGWFGFNAGSALSAGDAAVSAFATTNTASAAAMLGWVFFDMVRGRKPSAMGACIGAVVGLVAITPAAGFVSVRHSIAIGLIASIVSNVAVHWKSRSTLDDTLDVFPCHGVGGMVGMVLTGVFARDVGLINGTWHTFGVHLFALVVVSVFAFVGSWLLYRIVDTAWPMRVSPDAELDGLDASQHDEVAATFDAATPCPTGVLDRVA, translated from the coding sequence ATGCTCACGGCCACCGGCCTCGTCCTGCTCATGACGCCAGGCCTGTCCTTCTTCTATGGCGGCATGGTGCGCTTCAAGAACGTCGTGTCCACGATGCTCCAGAGCTTCGTCGCGCTCGGCGTCATCAGCCTGCTCTGGGTCGTTGTGGGTTTCAGCCTCGCCTTCGGCGACAGCATCGGCGGCGTCATCGGGAATCCGCTCACCTTCTTCATGTTCGATGGCGTAGGGTCGGCCACCCACCCGGATCTGGCGCCGACGATCCCGCTCCTGCTCTTCGCCCTCTTCCAGTTGAAGTTCGCGATCATCACGCCGGCGCTCATCACGGGCGCCTTCGCCGAGCGCGTCCGCTTCTCCAGCTACCTCCTGTTCATGGTGCTGTTCAGCATCTTCATCTACTCGCCGCTCGCGCACATGACGTGGCATCCGCAGGGCTGGCTGCGGCAGATGGGCGTGCTCGACTTCGCCGGCGGCACCGTGGTCCACATGTCGGCCGGCCTCGCAGCCATCGCCGGCGCGCTGGTGCTCGGTCGACGCCAGAGCCACATGGCCAGCGAGACGCACGAGCCCGCCAACATCCCGTACGTGCTGCTCGGCACGGGCATGCTCTGGTTCGGGTGGTTCGGCTTCAATGCCGGTTCCGCGTTGTCGGCAGGGGACGCCGCCGTGAGTGCGTTCGCCACCACCAACACGGCATCGGCCGCGGCCATGCTCGGGTGGGTGTTCTTCGACATGGTGCGCGGCCGCAAGCCGTCGGCGATGGGCGCGTGCATCGGCGCGGTGGTGGGCCTGGTGGCCATCACGCCGGCGGCCGGTTTCGTCTCCGTGCGCCACAGCATCGCCATCGGCCTCATCGCCAGCATCGTCAGCAACGTGGCCGTGCACTGGAAGTCGCGGAGCACGCTGGACGACACGCTCGACGTCTTCCCCTGCCACGGTGTGGGCGGCATGGTCGGCATGGTGCTCACGGGCGTGTTCGCCAGGGACGTAGGCCTCATCAACGGCACGTGGCACACGTTCGGCGTCCACCTCTTCGCCCTCGTGGTGGTGTCGGTCTTCGCGTTCGTGGGCTCGTGGCTGCTCTACCGGATCGTCGATACGGCATGGCCGATGCGCGTTTCTCCCGACGCCGAACTCGATGGGCTCGACGCGAGCCAGCACGACGAGGTGGCCGCCACGTTCGACGCCGCCACGCCATGCCCCACCGGCGTACTCGACCGCGTGGCCTGA
- a CDS encoding chorismate-binding protein, translating into MAARCIVGAVRKAGRACFGAGLAEDGWRAAFDRPLAIEEARNLDEVRRLVDWIDGRTRAGQWGVLLLAYESAPAFDPALVVRTPDPAGTRRASVPLAWAAAYDAPLDAADVSAWCPLPAPDARSPVPGISVPIPGARCPMPGARSPVGAVDWMPRLDETRFDADIARILAHITAGDTYQVNYTFPLDASFPHDPWPWFAACAREARVPFAACIDMGAAVVISLSPELFIERTGGDVRTRPMKGTTRRGRWLAEDVALADALQASDKARAENVMIVDLLRNDLGRLAQPGSVRVSDLCAIERYPTVWQMTSRVDARVSGGTDLWALLSAVFPCGSVTGAPKVRTMQIIADLEIAPRGIYTGAICLLKPGGDLMASVPIRTAVLDRLTQRATFSVGAGITSDSDAADEWAECLAKARVVRPAAVPAEAELLETMRSDAGAIVRREGHVRRLLDSAALFGWPVERAALDVALDAVAREHRDGTWRVRLVASREGRIRTTVSPFTPDARMWRVALAGSPIDTRSPLLFNKTTCREVYERARAAAPDADDVLLWNARGELTESTIANLIVEIDGARVTPPVSCGLLPGIFRATLLASGEVTERIVHVDDMQRATRLWLVNSLREWIEAEPLAGW; encoded by the coding sequence GTGGCCGCTCGATGTATCGTGGGCGCCGTGCGGAAGGCTGGGCGCGCCTGCTTTGGTGCCGGACTGGCGGAGGACGGATGGCGCGCGGCGTTCGACAGGCCGCTGGCCATCGAGGAGGCCCGGAACCTCGACGAGGTGCGCCGCCTCGTCGACTGGATCGACGGCCGGACGCGGGCCGGGCAGTGGGGCGTGCTGCTGCTCGCGTATGAGTCGGCGCCCGCGTTCGATCCCGCACTCGTCGTGCGCACGCCGGATCCAGCGGGAACACGCCGCGCGAGCGTGCCGCTGGCCTGGGCGGCCGCCTACGACGCGCCCCTCGACGCCGCTGATGTGAGCGCCTGGTGTCCGCTGCCGGCACCCGACGCCAGGTCGCCGGTGCCCGGTATCTCCGTCCCGATTCCCGGTGCCCGGTGCCCGATGCCCGGTGCCCGGTCCCCGGTAGGCGCCGTCGACTGGATGCCGCGGCTCGACGAGACACGATTCGACGCCGACATCGCGCGCATCCTCGCGCACATCACCGCCGGCGACACGTATCAGGTCAACTACACGTTCCCGCTGGACGCCTCATTCCCGCACGATCCGTGGCCGTGGTTCGCGGCGTGCGCGCGCGAGGCGCGCGTGCCCTTCGCGGCGTGCATCGACATGGGCGCCGCGGTGGTGATCAGCCTGTCGCCGGAGCTCTTCATCGAACGCACTGGTGGTGACGTGCGCACGCGGCCGATGAAGGGCACCACACGACGCGGGCGCTGGCTCGCCGAAGACGTGGCGCTGGCCGACGCGCTGCAGGCGAGCGACAAGGCGCGCGCCGAGAACGTGATGATCGTCGATCTGCTGCGCAACGACCTCGGACGGCTCGCGCAGCCGGGCTCGGTGCGCGTATCGGATCTCTGCGCGATCGAGCGCTACCCGACGGTATGGCAGATGACGTCGCGCGTCGACGCGCGTGTGAGCGGCGGCACCGATCTGTGGGCGCTCCTCTCCGCGGTGTTCCCGTGCGGGTCGGTGACCGGTGCGCCCAAGGTGCGCACCATGCAGATCATCGCGGACCTCGAAATCGCGCCACGCGGCATCTATACGGGCGCGATCTGCCTGCTGAAGCCAGGCGGGGATCTGATGGCGAGCGTGCCGATTCGCACGGCGGTGCTCGATCGTCTGACGCAGCGCGCGACGTTCAGCGTCGGCGCGGGGATCACGTCGGACTCGGACGCGGCCGACGAATGGGCCGAGTGTCTCGCCAAGGCGCGCGTCGTCCGTCCGGCTGCCGTTCCTGCCGAGGCCGAACTCCTGGAGACGATGCGATCGGACGCGGGCGCGATCGTGCGTCGCGAGGGTCACGTGCGTCGGCTGCTCGATTCAGCCGCGTTGTTCGGTTGGCCGGTCGAACGTGCGGCGCTCGATGTTGCGCTGGATGCTGTTGCGCGCGAACACCGGGATGGCACGTGGCGCGTCAGGCTCGTGGCATCGCGAGAGGGGCGTATTCGCACGACGGTGTCGCCGTTCACGCCGGACGCCCGCATGTGGCGCGTGGCGCTTGCTGGTTCGCCCATCGACACGCGTAGTCCGCTCCTGTTCAACAAGACGACGTGCCGGGAGGTCTACGAGCGCGCTCGAGCCGCGGCACCAGACGCCGACGATGTCCTCCTCTGGAACGCGCGTGGCGAGCTCACCGAGTCCACCATCGCGAACCTCATCGTCGAGATCGATGGCGCGCGGGTGACGCCGCCCGTGTCGTGCGGTCTGTTGCCGGGCATCTTCCGCGCCACCCTGCTCGCCAGCGGCGAGGTGACCGAACGTATCGTCCACGTCGACGACATGCAGCGTGCCACCCGCCTCTGGCTCGTCAACAGCCTCCGCGAGTGGATCGAGGCGGAACCTCTCGCTGGGTGGTAG
- a CDS encoding S9 family peptidase, protein MPGPHIRTVLAAILAAFLAIVTGAAGQTAGGTPRVPTIDDLVNLGSVGSVQISPDGRWVAYEEATTNWDKDAFVTQLMVADVSAGTVVPLTRGTESVSDIEWSPDSVWITFLRTVDGKAQIQAIRPNGGEAITLSRHDASIVNHAWARDGRTIVFSAPEGDAPADRARKDAYGDFTVVHRDYRYAHLWTLVATDAFTAPIKGRQRTSGTTRHVQGFDVSPDGARVAFAATRTPDLIDTGSSDLYVLDLASDAVRQLVTQDGPDTSPRWSPDGTRIAFSSAMREPRFFHANTRVAIVDAGGGTPVSVTDSLDEDARLVAWAPTGLYISALQKTAAHLFRVDPATRAIARVSSPDALLLLAASFSADGRTLAFSSSSATTLPEVSVTSLAPFTPRVLTARSKVLGDWTLATREVVSWKSQDGETIEGILAKPRDFDPTRKYPLLCVIHGGPTGIDRPQAIDARYYPVDIWTARGALVLKVNYRGSAGYGQRFRQLNVRNLGVGDAWDVLSGIDALIAKGIVDPERLGCMGWSQGGYISAFLTTSTTRFKAISVGAGISNWATYYYNTDITPFTIQYLGADPAKDAEIYRKTSPMSYVMGAKTPTLIQHGEFDRRVPIANAYELRQGLEDRGVPVEMVVYKGFGHGITKPKSMRATMQHNLLWFNHHIFGDSAPNLALPPR, encoded by the coding sequence ATGCCAGGCCCCCATATCCGAACAGTTCTCGCCGCGATCCTCGCGGCGTTCCTGGCGATCGTCACAGGTGCCGCCGGTCAGACAGCCGGCGGCACGCCTCGCGTCCCCACCATCGACGATCTCGTCAACCTGGGCTCGGTCGGCAGCGTCCAGATATCCCCCGACGGACGTTGGGTCGCCTACGAAGAAGCCACCACCAACTGGGACAAGGACGCGTTCGTCACGCAACTGATGGTTGCCGACGTATCGGCCGGCACCGTCGTGCCGCTCACGCGCGGCACCGAGTCGGTGAGCGACATCGAATGGTCGCCCGACAGCGTGTGGATCACGTTCCTGCGAACGGTCGACGGCAAGGCGCAGATCCAGGCCATCAGGCCCAACGGTGGCGAGGCGATCACGCTGTCGCGTCACGACGCGTCGATCGTCAATCACGCGTGGGCGCGCGACGGCAGGACGATCGTCTTCAGCGCACCTGAAGGCGACGCCCCGGCCGACAGGGCGCGCAAGGACGCCTATGGCGACTTCACTGTCGTCCATCGAGACTACCGGTACGCTCACCTCTGGACTCTGGTCGCGACCGACGCGTTCACCGCGCCGATCAAGGGACGCCAGCGCACGTCCGGCACGACGCGACACGTACAGGGTTTCGACGTGTCGCCGGACGGAGCGCGCGTGGCATTCGCCGCGACGCGCACACCGGATTTGATCGACACCGGCTCGTCGGATCTCTACGTGCTGGATCTCGCGAGCGATGCCGTGCGACAACTCGTCACGCAGGACGGCCCGGACACGTCGCCACGGTGGTCGCCGGACGGCACGCGAATCGCGTTCTCGTCGGCCATGCGCGAGCCGCGCTTCTTCCACGCGAACACGCGCGTGGCGATCGTCGACGCCGGCGGCGGCACACCGGTGTCTGTCACCGACTCGCTCGACGAGGACGCCAGACTGGTTGCCTGGGCGCCGACCGGCCTCTACATCAGCGCCTTGCAGAAGACGGCGGCGCACCTGTTCCGCGTCGACCCGGCGACGCGCGCCATTGCCCGCGTCTCGTCGCCCGATGCACTCCTCCTGCTGGCGGCATCGTTCAGTGCCGACGGCCGCACGCTCGCGTTCTCGTCCTCGTCGGCCACCACGCTGCCCGAGGTGAGCGTGACGAGCCTGGCACCATTCACGCCCCGCGTCCTGACAGCGCGCTCGAAGGTGCTGGGGGACTGGACGCTGGCCACGCGTGAAGTCGTGTCATGGAAGAGCCAGGATGGCGAGACGATCGAAGGCATCCTCGCCAAGCCGCGAGACTTCGACCCGACGCGGAAGTATCCGCTGCTGTGCGTGATTCACGGCGGTCCGACGGGCATCGATCGTCCGCAGGCGATCGATGCGCGCTACTACCCCGTCGATATCTGGACCGCGCGTGGAGCGCTCGTCCTGAAGGTGAACTATCGCGGCAGCGCGGGCTACGGCCAGCGTTTCAGGCAGTTGAACGTCCGCAATCTCGGCGTCGGCGACGCATGGGATGTGCTGTCTGGCATCGACGCACTCATCGCCAAGGGCATCGTCGATCCCGAACGGCTCGGATGCATGGGATGGAGCCAGGGCGGCTACATCTCGGCGTTCCTGACCACGTCGACAACGCGGTTCAAGGCGATCTCGGTGGGTGCAGGCATCTCGAACTGGGCGACGTACTACTACAACACCGACATCACGCCGTTCACGATCCAGTACCTCGGCGCGGACCCGGCGAAGGATGCGGAGATCTATCGCAAGACGTCGCCGATGTCGTACGTGATGGGCGCGAAGACGCCCACGCTCATCCAGCACGGCGAGTTCGATCGTCGCGTGCCGATCGCCAACGCGTACGAGCTGCGCCAGGGGCTCGAAGACCGGGGCGTGCCGGTGGAGATGGTGGTGTACAAGGGCTTCGGTCACGGCATCACCAAGCCGAAGTCCATGCGCGCCACCATGCAGCACAACCTGCTCTGGTTCAACCACCACATCTTCGGCGACTCCGCCCCGAACCTGGCGTTGCCTCCTCGGTAA
- the ilvC gene encoding ketol-acid reductoisomerase: MAAKIFYDNDADLSLIQAKKVAIIGYGSQGHAHALNLKDSGVDVRIGLRAGSASAAKAQAAGVRVVSVADAAQEADVIMLLAPDTVQPSLYKKDIAPHLTAGKMLMFAHGFNIRYGTIVPPADVDVTMVAPKSPGHRVREVFEEGGGVPGLIAVHQDATGHARALTMSYARGIGVTRAGVIETTFTEETETDLFGEQAVLCGGTAELVKAGFEPLVQAGYQPEIAYFECLHELKLIVDLMYRGGLNYMRYSVSDTAEAGDYYTGPRIITDETRAAMKQVLAEIQDGTFARKWIDENEQGRPWFNKVRADEQTQTLEDVGAKLRAMMPFLNPVTHKPQEQNAPVQG; this comes from the coding sequence ATGGCTGCGAAAATCTTCTACGACAACGACGCCGACCTCTCACTGATTCAAGCGAAGAAGGTCGCGATCATCGGCTACGGATCGCAGGGACACGCGCACGCGCTGAACCTCAAGGACAGCGGCGTCGACGTGCGCATCGGCCTGCGGGCCGGCAGCGCGTCGGCCGCCAAGGCGCAGGCCGCCGGCGTGCGCGTGGTGAGCGTGGCCGACGCGGCGCAGGAAGCCGACGTCATCATGCTGCTCGCGCCCGACACGGTGCAGCCCTCGCTCTACAAGAAGGACATCGCGCCGCACCTCACCGCCGGCAAGATGCTGATGTTCGCGCACGGCTTCAACATCCGTTACGGCACGATCGTGCCTCCGGCCGACGTCGACGTCACGATGGTCGCCCCCAAGTCGCCGGGCCACCGCGTGCGTGAAGTGTTCGAGGAGGGCGGCGGCGTGCCCGGCCTCATCGCCGTCCATCAGGACGCCACGGGCCATGCGCGCGCGCTGACGATGTCGTATGCCAGGGGCATCGGCGTCACCCGCGCCGGCGTGATCGAGACGACGTTCACCGAGGAGACCGAGACGGACCTCTTCGGCGAGCAGGCCGTCCTGTGCGGCGGCACCGCCGAACTCGTGAAGGCCGGCTTCGAGCCGCTCGTCCAGGCCGGGTATCAGCCCGAGATCGCGTACTTCGAGTGCCTCCACGAGCTCAAGCTGATCGTCGACCTGATGTATCGCGGCGGCCTGAACTACATGCGCTACTCGGTGAGCGACACGGCCGAGGCCGGCGACTACTACACCGGTCCGCGCATCATCACCGACGAGACGCGCGCGGCCATGAAGCAGGTGCTCGCCGAGATCCAGGACGGCACGTTCGCCCGCAAGTGGATCGACGAGAACGAGCAGGGGCGTCCGTGGTTCAACAAGGTCCGCGCCGACGAGCAGACGCAGACGCTCGAGGACGTGGGCGCGAAGCTGCGCGCGATGATGCCCTTCCTGAACCCCGTCACGCACAAGCCGCAGGAACAGAACGCGCCGGTCCAGGGCTAG
- the ilvN gene encoding acetolactate synthase small subunit, whose amino-acid sequence MNTFVVLVEDHPGVLTRVSGLIRRRGFNIDSITVGHTETAGVSRMTIAVEADELGARRIEANLYKLLEVLRVDNVTRQPSIVRELAVLKVKTTPETRAQIFQLAPIYRARIIDVSPESLVIEITGNEDKVESLIEVLEPYGILEIARTGRLAMLRGTGTASTPPDATQDLSAAQAEEDVLSHSV is encoded by the coding sequence ATGAACACCTTCGTGGTGCTCGTCGAAGATCACCCGGGCGTCCTCACCCGCGTGAGCGGGCTCATCCGGCGCCGCGGCTTCAACATCGACTCGATCACCGTCGGCCACACCGAGACGGCCGGCGTGTCGCGGATGACGATCGCGGTGGAGGCCGACGAACTCGGCGCCCGCCGCATCGAGGCAAACCTCTACAAGCTGCTCGAGGTGCTGCGCGTGGACAACGTCACGAGGCAGCCGTCGATCGTCAGGGAACTCGCCGTCCTCAAGGTGAAGACCACGCCCGAGACACGCGCGCAGATCTTCCAGCTCGCACCGATCTACAGGGCCCGCATCATCGACGTCTCACCGGAGTCGCTCGTCATCGAGATCACCGGCAACGAGGACAAGGTCGAGAGCCTCATCGAGGTGCTCGAGCCGTACGGCATCCTCGAGATCGCGCGCACGGGCCGCCTGGCGATGCTGCGCGGCACGGGCACGGCCAGCACGCCTCCCGACGCCACACAGGACCTGAGCGCCGCCCAGGCCGAGGAGGACGTGCTGTCGCACTCGGTGTAG